The following are from one region of the Mesorhizobium sp. B4-1-4 genome:
- a CDS encoding 3-methyl-2-oxobutanoate dehydrogenase (2-methylpropanoyl-transferring) subunit alpha, whose product MADAGMLRFHVPEPEVRPGGTPDFSNVPIPKAGSVPRPEIDVDPRTIRDMAFSIIRVLNRNGEAVGPWAGLLTDEELLTGLRHMMTLRTFDARMQMAQRQGKTSFYMQHLGEEAVSCAFRKALAPGDMNFPTYRQAGLLIADGYPMVTMMNQIYSNEADPLKGRQLPIMYSSKEHGFFSVSGNLATQYIQAVGWAMASAISNDSRIAAAWIGDGSTAESDFHSALVFASTYKAPVILNVVNNQWAISTFQGIARGGSGTFAARGLGFGIPALRVDGNDYLAVHAVAKWAAERARSNLGPTLVEYVTYRAGAHSSSDDPSAYRPKTESDAWPLGDPIVRLKNHLIQLGVWSDERHAQAEAEILDTVIAAQKEAESHGTLHAGGKPSTRDMFEGLYAEMPPHLRRQRQQAGV is encoded by the coding sequence ATGGCCGATGCTGGAATGTTGCGGTTTCACGTTCCGGAGCCTGAAGTGCGGCCGGGCGGCACGCCTGACTTTTCCAATGTGCCCATCCCCAAGGCCGGCTCGGTGCCGCGCCCGGAAATCGATGTCGATCCGCGCACCATCCGCGACATGGCCTTCTCGATCATCCGGGTGTTGAACCGCAACGGCGAAGCCGTCGGGCCATGGGCCGGGCTGCTCACCGACGAAGAACTGCTGACCGGCCTGCGCCACATGATGACGCTGAGGACCTTCGATGCCCGCATGCAGATGGCGCAGCGCCAGGGCAAGACCTCCTTTTACATGCAGCATCTTGGTGAAGAGGCGGTGAGCTGCGCCTTCCGCAAGGCGCTCGCGCCGGGCGACATGAATTTTCCGACCTACCGGCAGGCCGGCCTGCTCATCGCCGACGGCTATCCGATGGTCACCATGATGAACCAGATCTATTCCAACGAGGCCGATCCGCTGAAGGGGCGGCAGCTGCCGATCATGTATTCTTCGAAGGAACACGGTTTCTTCTCGGTCTCGGGCAATCTGGCAACGCAGTACATCCAGGCGGTCGGCTGGGCGATGGCCTCGGCGATATCGAACGATTCCAGGATCGCCGCCGCCTGGATCGGCGACGGCTCAACGGCGGAATCGGATTTCCATTCGGCCCTGGTGTTCGCCTCCACCTACAAGGCGCCGGTGATCCTCAACGTCGTCAACAACCAGTGGGCGATCTCGACCTTCCAGGGCATTGCGCGCGGCGGCTCCGGCACCTTCGCCGCGCGAGGCCTGGGCTTCGGCATTCCGGCGCTGCGCGTCGATGGCAACGATTATCTCGCCGTCCATGCGGTGGCCAAATGGGCGGCCGAGCGCGCGCGCAGCAATCTCGGGCCGACGCTCGTCGAATATGTCACCTACCGCGCCGGCGCCCATTCGAGCTCGGACGATCCCTCGGCCTACCGGCCAAAGACCGAATCCGACGCCTGGCCGCTCGGCGACCCCATCGTGCGGCTGAAGAACCATCTCATCCAGCTTGGTGTCTGGTCGGATGAGCGGCATGCGCAGGCGGAGGCCGAAATCCTCGACACGGTGATCGCGGCGCAAAAGGAAGCCGAAAGCCATGGCACGCTGCATGCCGGCGGCAAGCCATCGACGCGCGACATGTTCGAAGGCCTCTATGCCGAGATGCCGCCGCATCTCCGGCGCCAGCGCCAGCAGGCGGGAGTCTGA
- a CDS encoding alpha-ketoacid dehydrogenase subunit beta: MPRRTMIEAIRDAMDVSMGRDDKVVVFGEDVGFFGGVFRCTQGLQAKYGKSRCFDAPINESGIVGSAIGMAAYGLKPCVEIQFADYMYPAYDQLTQEAARLRYRSNGDFTCPIVVRMPTGGGIFGGQTHSQSPEALFTHVSGLKTVVPSNPYDAKGLLIAAIEDPDPVIFLEPKRLYNGPFDGHHDRPVTPWAKHELGEVADGHYTVPLGKAAIRRAGSAVTVLAYGTMVYVAQAAAEETGINAEIIDLRTLLPLDLDTVVASVKKTGRCVVVHEATLTSGFGAELSALVQENCFYHLEAPVARVAGWDTPYPHAQEWDYFPGPARVGRALLETMEA, from the coding sequence ATGCCGAGACGGACCATGATCGAGGCGATCCGCGACGCCATGGATGTGTCGATGGGACGCGACGACAAAGTCGTCGTGTTCGGCGAGGATGTCGGCTTCTTCGGCGGCGTCTTCCGCTGCACGCAGGGCCTGCAGGCCAAATACGGCAAGAGCCGCTGTTTCGACGCGCCGATCAACGAATCCGGCATTGTCGGCTCGGCCATCGGCATGGCCGCCTACGGGTTGAAACCTTGCGTGGAAATTCAGTTTGCCGACTACATGTACCCGGCCTACGATCAGCTGACCCAGGAAGCAGCGCGGCTGCGCTACCGTTCGAACGGCGATTTCACCTGCCCGATCGTGGTGCGCATGCCGACCGGTGGCGGCATCTTCGGCGGCCAGACGCACAGCCAGAGCCCGGAAGCGCTTTTCACCCATGTGTCGGGCCTGAAGACGGTGGTGCCATCCAACCCGTATGACGCCAAGGGGCTGCTGATCGCGGCGATCGAGGATCCCGATCCGGTGATCTTCCTGGAGCCGAAACGGCTCTACAACGGTCCGTTCGACGGCCATCACGACCGGCCGGTGACGCCCTGGGCGAAGCATGAGCTCGGCGAGGTCGCCGACGGTCACTACACCGTGCCGCTCGGCAAGGCCGCGATCCGCCGGGCGGGCTCCGCCGTCACCGTGCTCGCCTACGGCACCATGGTCTATGTCGCACAGGCCGCTGCCGAGGAGACCGGCATCAATGCCGAGATCATCGATCTCAGGACCCTGCTGCCGCTCGACCTCGATACGGTCGTCGCATCGGTCAAGAAGACCGGGCGCTGCGTCGTCGTGCATGAGGCGACGCTGACCTCCGGCTTTGGCGCGGAGCTTTCGGCACTGGTTCAGGAAAACTGTTTCTACCATCTCGAGGCGCCGGTGGCGCGTGTCGCCGGCTGGGACACGCCCTATCCGCATGCGCAGGAATGGGACTATTTTCCGGGACCGGCCCGCGTCGGCCGTGCCCTCCTAGAAACAATGGAAGCGTAG
- a CDS encoding dihydrolipoamide acetyltransferase family protein, with product MGEHIIKLPDVGEGVAEAELVEWHVKVGDIVREDTMLAAVMTDKATVEIPSPVDGEILWLGAEIGDTVAIGSPIVRLKVAGEGNVKAEGAKSPEVTATPTPTPNRAGTSHASRPSSGPPQGGGERASAPKVEAKRAPPSSTNPRNDNVGAAVTESPSPLWGGVRDGGTATVGAPRPEGEKPLASPAVRLRAKEAGIDLRQIAGSGPAGRIGHEDIEAFLARGPQMAKASGLARNDAVEDIKVVGLRRKIAEKMTLSKSRIPHITYVEEIDVTALEDLRAALNKEKRPAKAGAERPKLTLLPFLMRAMVKAIADQPQLNSLFDDEGGIIHQHGGIHIGIAAQTPSGLVVPVVRHAEARDIWECGAEVARLAEAAKSGTATRDELSGSTITITSLGAMGGVATTPVINHPEVAIIGVNKMMVRPVWDGTQFIPRKMMNLSSSFDHRVIDGWDAAVFIQRIKTLLETPALIFVD from the coding sequence ATGGGCGAACACATCATCAAGCTGCCCGATGTCGGCGAGGGCGTGGCCGAGGCCGAATTGGTCGAATGGCATGTCAAGGTTGGCGACATCGTACGCGAGGACACAATGCTCGCCGCCGTCATGACCGACAAGGCGACGGTCGAGATTCCGTCGCCCGTCGATGGCGAAATCCTGTGGCTGGGCGCCGAGATCGGCGACACGGTGGCCATCGGCTCGCCCATCGTGCGGCTGAAGGTGGCGGGCGAGGGGAATGTGAAGGCGGAAGGCGCGAAATCGCCGGAGGTCACGGCGACACCTACCCCCACCCCTAACCGTGCCGGGACGAGCCACGCGTCTCGCCCGTCCTCCGGACCCCCACAAGGGGGAGGGGAACGCGCCTCGGCTCCCAAGGTCGAAGCAAAGCGCGCGCCACCGTCATCCACGAATCCAAGAAACGATAACGTTGGAGCGGCTGTGACCGAATCCCCCTCCCCCTTGTGGGGAGGGGTTAGGGATGGGGGTACTGCGACGGTGGGCGCCCCACGCCCTGAAGGCGAAAAGCCGTTGGCATCGCCGGCCGTTCGCCTGCGGGCGAAGGAGGCCGGCATCGATCTCAGGCAGATCGCGGGAAGCGGCCCGGCCGGACGCATCGGCCATGAGGACATCGAGGCGTTCCTGGCACGCGGGCCGCAAATGGCCAAGGCATCGGGCCTTGCCCGCAACGATGCTGTCGAGGACATCAAGGTGGTTGGGCTTCGGCGAAAGATCGCCGAGAAGATGACGCTGTCCAAATCGCGCATCCCGCACATCACCTATGTCGAGGAGATCGACGTCACCGCGCTGGAAGATCTGCGCGCCGCGCTCAACAAGGAGAAGCGCCCTGCCAAGGCGGGCGCGGAAAGGCCCAAGCTGACGCTGCTCCCCTTCCTGATGCGGGCGATGGTCAAGGCGATAGCGGACCAGCCCCAGCTCAATTCGCTGTTCGACGACGAGGGCGGTATCATCCATCAGCATGGCGGAATCCATATCGGCATCGCCGCGCAGACGCCCTCGGGTTTGGTGGTGCCGGTGGTCAGGCATGCCGAGGCGCGCGACATCTGGGAGTGCGGCGCCGAGGTCGCCAGGCTTGCCGAGGCGGCGAAGTCCGGCACGGCGACACGCGACGAGCTGTCCGGCTCGACCATAACCATCACCTCGCTCGGCGCCATGGGCGGTGTCGCGACGACGCCCGTCATCAACCATCCCGAGGTGGCGATCATCGGCGTCAACAAGATGATGGTGCGGCCGGTGTGGGACGGCACCCAGTTCATCCCGCGCAAGATGATGAACCTGTCGTCAAGCTTCGACCATCGCGTCATCGACGGCTGGGACGCGGCCGTCTTCATCCAGCGCATCAAGACGCTGCTGGAAACGCCGGCGCTGATCTTCGTGGATTAG
- the lpdA gene encoding dihydrolipoyl dehydrogenase: MKEISCKLLVIGAGPGGYVCAIRAGQLGVDTVIVETGKPGGTCLNVGCIPSKALIHAAEELEKVAHMAGGDSPLGISVAAPALDLARTVAWKDGIVSRLNSGVAGLLKKAGVKTVHGWATFRDGKTVEVETETGMQVIRAEMIVIATGSAPVELPFLPFGGLVISSTDALALGEVPKRLVVVGGGYIGLELGMAFAKMGAKVTVVEALPRVLAQYDAELTRPVVKRLSALGIEVMTGAKAKGLSTKGDALLIETSDGKNAKVAADKILVTVGRKPVTEGWGLEQIDLDKAGRFIRIDDHCRTSMRGIFAIGDVTGEPMLAHRAMAQGEMVAEIAAGHKRSWDKRSIPAVCFTDPELVTAGLSPEEAKARGEIKIGVFPFAANGRAMTKLGEDGFVRVVARADNHLVLGIQAVGQGVSELSTAFGLALEMGARLEDIAGTIHSHPTQGEGFQEAALKALGHALHV, translated from the coding sequence ATGAAAGAAATCTCCTGCAAGCTGCTCGTCATCGGCGCCGGTCCCGGCGGCTATGTCTGCGCCATCCGCGCCGGGCAGCTCGGCGTCGATACGGTCATCGTCGAGACGGGCAAGCCGGGTGGCACCTGCCTCAATGTTGGCTGTATTCCTTCCAAGGCGCTGATCCATGCGGCGGAAGAATTGGAGAAGGTGGCGCACATGGCCGGCGGCGACAGCCCGCTCGGTATTTCGGTTGCGGCACCGGCGCTTGACCTGGCCCGAACCGTTGCCTGGAAGGACGGTATCGTCAGCCGGCTCAACAGCGGCGTTGCCGGCCTGCTGAAGAAGGCCGGGGTCAAGACCGTGCATGGCTGGGCGACGTTCCGCGACGGCAAGACCGTCGAGGTGGAGACCGAGACGGGCATGCAGGTGATCCGGGCCGAGATGATAGTGATTGCCACCGGCTCGGCGCCGGTCGAATTGCCGTTCCTGCCGTTCGGCGGACTCGTCATTTCGTCGACGGACGCGTTGGCGCTGGGCGAGGTGCCCAAGAGGCTCGTGGTCGTCGGTGGCGGCTATATCGGCCTGGAACTCGGCATGGCCTTCGCCAAGATGGGCGCCAAGGTGACCGTGGTCGAGGCCTTGCCACGCGTGCTGGCGCAGTACGATGCCGAACTGACCCGGCCGGTGGTCAAGCGGCTTTCCGCGCTTGGCATCGAGGTGATGACCGGCGCCAAGGCCAAGGGCCTGTCAACGAAGGGTGACGCCCTGCTGATCGAGACATCGGACGGCAAGAATGCCAAGGTCGCGGCGGACAAGATCCTGGTGACGGTCGGCCGCAAGCCGGTGACCGAAGGCTGGGGGCTCGAGCAGATCGACCTCGACAAAGCGGGCAGGTTCATCCGCATCGACGACCACTGCCGCACCTCGATGCGCGGCATCTTCGCCATCGGCGACGTCACCGGCGAGCCGATGCTGGCGCACCGGGCGATGGCTCAAGGCGAAATGGTCGCCGAGATCGCCGCTGGCCACAAGCGCAGCTGGGACAAGCGCTCGATCCCGGCCGTCTGCTTCACCGATCCGGAGCTGGTGACGGCCGGACTGTCGCCTGAAGAGGCCAAGGCCCGAGGCGAGATCAAGATCGGCGTGTTCCCGTTCGCCGCCAACGGACGGGCGATGACCAAGCTTGGCGAAGATGGCTTTGTTCGCGTCGTCGCCCGCGCCGACAACCATCTGGTGCTCGGCATCCAGGCGGTCGGGCAGGGCGTCTCGGAACTGTCGACGGCGTTCGGGCTGGCGCTGGAGATGGGCGCCCGACTCGAGGATATCGCCGGAACGATCCATTCCCACCCGACGCAAGGCGAGGGGTTCCAGGAAGCCGCGCTGAAGGCGCTGGGACACGCGCTGCATGTTTGA
- a CDS encoding saccharopine dehydrogenase family protein has translation MNNIVIVGAGKIGSTIAEMLAATGDYHVTLVDRSAAQLAAAEVPEGVETLELDIAAPGALEAALAGKFAVLSAAPFHLTTRIAEAAASAGVHYLDLTEDVVSTRRVKELARSAKGVFIPQCGLAPGFISIVANDLASRFDTLESVRMRVGALPQYPSNALNYNLTWSTDGVINEYCEPCEAIVEGELVEVPPLEEREEFSLDGVTYEAFNTSGGLGTLAETLKGKVRTLNYRTIRYPGHAAIMKALLNDLGLRHRRDVLKDIFESALPATLQDVVIVFVTVSGRKNGRLLQETYANKIYSRRVGQTVRSAIQITTASGICAVLDMLADGSLPATGFIKQEEIALDAFLANRFGRAYAQHEMVSRLAS, from the coding sequence ATGAACAACATCGTTATCGTCGGCGCCGGCAAGATCGGCTCGACCATCGCCGAAATGTTGGCCGCGACGGGCGACTACCACGTCACCCTCGTCGACCGCTCGGCGGCGCAGCTCGCCGCTGCCGAAGTGCCTGAGGGTGTCGAGACGCTCGAACTCGATATCGCAGCACCCGGCGCGCTGGAAGCGGCGCTCGCCGGCAAGTTCGCGGTGTTGAGCGCCGCGCCCTTCCACCTTACCACGCGCATCGCCGAGGCGGCGGCCAGTGCCGGCGTGCACTATCTCGATCTCACCGAGGATGTCGTCTCGACCAGGCGGGTCAAGGAGCTTGCCCGTTCCGCCAAGGGCGTCTTCATCCCGCAATGCGGCCTGGCGCCGGGCTTCATCTCGATCGTCGCCAACGATCTTGCCAGCCGTTTCGACACGCTGGAAAGCGTGCGCATGCGCGTCGGCGCCTTGCCGCAATACCCGTCCAACGCGCTGAACTACAATCTGACCTGGAGCACCGACGGCGTCATCAACGAATATTGCGAGCCCTGCGAGGCGATCGTCGAGGGCGAGCTGGTCGAGGTGCCGCCGCTGGAAGAGCGCGAGGAGTTCTCGCTCGACGGCGTCACCTACGAGGCGTTCAACACCTCCGGCGGGCTCGGCACCCTGGCCGAGACGCTGAAAGGCAAGGTGCGCACGCTGAACTACCGCACCATCCGCTATCCCGGGCACGCCGCGATCATGAAGGCGCTGCTCAACGACCTTGGGCTCCGTCACCGCCGCGACGTGCTGAAGGACATTTTCGAGAGCGCCCTGCCGGCAACGCTGCAGGACGTGGTCATCGTCTTCGTCACCGTCTCCGGCCGCAAGAACGGCCGCCTGCTGCAGGAGACCTACGCCAACAAGATCTATTCCAGGCGCGTCGGCCAAACGGTGCGCAGCGCCATCCAGATCACCACGGCGTCCGGCATCTGCGCCGTGCTCGACATGCTGGCCGACGGCAGCCTGCCGGCGACCGGCTTCATCAAGCAGGAAGAGATCGCGCTGGACGCCTTCCTCGCCAACCGCTTCGGCCGCGCCTACGCCCAGCACGAAATGGTAAGCCGGCTGGCGAGCTGA
- a CDS encoding Lrp/AsnC family transcriptional regulator, which yields MLSEAEQTLLSLLRANARASTAELARQLGVSRTTVQSRIERLEQRGIITGYGVRLSPDYEQGLVRAHVLLTVTPKLADKVVRALQALPPVRTLHSVSGNFDMIVIVDAPSIRDLDALLDQIGAMDGVERTSSSIILSTRIDR from the coding sequence ATGCTCAGTGAAGCCGAACAGACCCTGCTCTCCTTGCTGCGCGCCAACGCACGCGCCTCGACAGCCGAACTGGCGCGGCAGCTCGGCGTATCGCGCACGACGGTGCAGAGCCGGATCGAGCGGCTGGAACAACGTGGCATCATTACCGGCTACGGCGTCCGGCTGTCGCCGGACTATGAGCAGGGGCTGGTCCGGGCGCATGTGCTGCTCACCGTCACGCCAAAGCTCGCCGACAAGGTGGTGCGGGCTCTGCAGGCGCTGCCACCGGTCAGGACGCTGCACTCGGTGAGCGGCAATTTCGACATGATCGTCATCGTCGACGCGCCGTCGATCCGCGACCTCGACGCGCTGCTCGACCAGATCGGCGCCATGGACGGGGTCGAGCGGACCTCGTCGTCGATCATCCTGTCGACGCGGATCGACCGCTGA
- a CDS encoding DUF1344 domain-containing protein, with protein MKKSAIAAAMVLAALSSTGAFAKAATGTIASVDKKGDSITLSDGKTFVLPEGIEAETLKVGEKVVVTYSTKAGKLAASSIQPAK; from the coding sequence ATGAAAAAATCAGCTATCGCAGCCGCAATGGTACTCGCCGCCTTGTCCTCAACCGGCGCTTTCGCCAAGGCGGCCACCGGTACGATCGCCAGTGTCGACAAGAAGGGCGATTCGATCACGCTTTCCGATGGCAAGACCTTCGTCCTGCCGGAAGGCATCGAGGCCGAGACGCTGAAGGTCGGCGAAAAGGTGGTGGTGACCTATTCGACCAAGGCCGGCAAGCTGGCGGCATCGAGCATCCAGCCGGCTAAATAG
- a CDS encoding ABC transporter permease, translating into MMFLLWIRGVLARRFMRVAGAAAGIALTVALLAAMALFLANAGASMTARAVSAVPIDWQVQVISGADPGLISKALPEAAPVKAVHQVRYADVAGFEARTGGTTQTTGPGQVVAFDSGYSSDFPAEIRLLSGSLDGALIAQQTAANLHVAPGDTVSIRRMGLPPTEVRIAGVVDLPDADALFQAVGLPPQAAPQAPPDNVLILPQEAWRQSFDPQGKARPDTTRLQLHVRLAHGALPPDPVAAYTFVTAAQRNLEARVAGQALVADNLGSRLGAVREDALYASVLFLFLGLPGIALAIALTFAVTSSGAERRRTEQALLRVRGATAKDILLLSATEAAVAAIGGTAFGMAVVFLLGMAAPGLDAALGVDQPKLLLVAFFGLLVGLIAFLYPAWRDARWATVMAARRTVSRPHPPLWQRLWLDGLLLAAAGLVFWQSASTGYQIVLAPEGVAATAVDYKAFVAPALFWLGMALLTIRLSATVIARNGTLLRLIVTPVSGALAPIVSAALSRQSGRLTIGIAMTALAISFATSTAVFNTTYNAQARIDAELTNGSDVTVFGTTDKPAGAHLAALASLPDATAAEPMQHRFAYVGADLQDLYGIDPNRIGRATGLSDAYFSGASAAGTLALLAATPDGVLVSEETVQDFQLQQGDTINLRLVDARDHQYHPVAFKFIGVAREFPTAPKDSFLVANSAYVARMTGSDASEYVLMRAKADPAELARQASSVLDFDRTLKVADIGQAAHLIGSSLTAVDLGGLTAIELGFAVVMAAAAAGLMLALGFFERRRPFAILAAIGAKPRQLAAFLWGEGLLILVGGMAFGLLSGLLTAWMLVKLLTGVFDPPPEALSIPWLYLAAVLGLVAASVAAAVLSARPSAAQATELLRDL; encoded by the coding sequence ATGATGTTCCTGCTGTGGATTCGTGGTGTGCTCGCTCGCCGTTTCATGCGCGTGGCGGGCGCCGCAGCCGGCATCGCGCTGACGGTCGCCCTGCTTGCGGCGATGGCGCTCTTTCTCGCCAATGCCGGTGCATCGATGACCGCCCGCGCCGTGTCGGCGGTCCCGATCGATTGGCAGGTGCAAGTGATTTCCGGCGCCGATCCGGGTCTCATCAGCAAGGCCCTGCCTGAAGCTGCTCCGGTCAAGGCCGTGCATCAGGTCCGCTATGCCGATGTCGCCGGCTTCGAGGCTCGAACCGGCGGTACGACCCAGACCACGGGGCCTGGCCAGGTGGTTGCTTTCGATAGCGGGTATTCGAGCGATTTCCCGGCGGAAATCCGGCTGCTTTCCGGTAGCCTCGATGGTGCGCTGATTGCCCAGCAGACCGCTGCCAACCTCCATGTTGCCCCCGGCGACACGGTCTCGATCCGGCGGATGGGTTTGCCGCCGACGGAGGTCAGGATTGCCGGCGTGGTCGACCTGCCCGACGCCGACGCCTTGTTCCAGGCTGTCGGTCTGCCGCCGCAGGCAGCGCCACAGGCCCCGCCCGACAACGTCCTCATCCTGCCGCAGGAAGCCTGGCGGCAATCGTTCGATCCGCAGGGCAAGGCGCGCCCCGATACCACCCGGCTGCAATTGCATGTGCGGCTCGCGCACGGGGCGCTGCCGCCGGATCCGGTCGCGGCCTATACCTTTGTCACTGCCGCGCAGCGCAATCTCGAGGCAAGAGTCGCCGGCCAGGCCCTGGTGGCCGATAATCTCGGCTCGCGCCTCGGAGCGGTTCGCGAGGATGCGTTGTACGCCTCCGTGCTGTTTCTGTTCCTCGGACTGCCAGGCATCGCATTGGCGATCGCGCTTACCTTTGCCGTTACCTCGTCCGGCGCGGAACGCCGGCGCACCGAGCAGGCGCTGCTTCGCGTCCGCGGCGCGACGGCGAAGGACATATTGCTTCTGTCCGCGACAGAGGCCGCCGTCGCCGCCATCGGCGGAACCGCCTTCGGCATGGCCGTGGTATTCCTCCTTGGCATGGCCGCCCCAGGCCTTGACGCTGCGCTTGGCGTGGACCAGCCGAAGCTGCTTCTTGTCGCCTTCTTCGGACTGCTGGTCGGGCTCATCGCCTTTCTCTACCCGGCCTGGCGGGACGCGCGCTGGGCGACCGTGATGGCGGCGCGGCGCACCGTGAGCCGGCCACATCCACCGCTGTGGCAGCGCCTGTGGCTGGACGGCCTGCTGCTCGCTGCGGCGGGATTGGTCTTCTGGCAATCGGCGAGCACCGGATACCAGATCGTGCTTGCGCCCGAAGGCGTGGCCGCGACAGCCGTGGACTACAAGGCGTTCGTCGCCCCCGCCCTGTTCTGGCTCGGCATGGCGCTGCTGACCATCAGGCTGTCGGCCACGGTCATCGCGCGCAACGGCACGCTCCTGAGATTGATTGTCACGCCGGTATCGGGAGCCTTGGCGCCCATCGTATCGGCCGCGCTGTCGCGGCAATCGGGCCGCCTGACGATCGGCATTGCCATGACCGCGCTGGCCATCTCCTTCGCAACGTCGACGGCCGTCTTCAACACCACCTACAATGCCCAGGCACGCATCGACGCCGAGCTCACCAACGGCTCGGACGTCACCGTCTTCGGCACGACGGACAAGCCCGCCGGAGCCCACCTCGCGGCGCTCGCCTCGCTGCCCGATGCGACGGCGGCCGAACCCATGCAACATCGTTTCGCCTATGTCGGCGCCGACCTGCAGGATCTTTATGGCATCGACCCCAATCGCATCGGACGCGCGACCGGTCTTTCCGACGCCTATTTCAGCGGCGCCAGCGCCGCCGGCACGCTTGCCCTGCTCGCCGCGACGCCGGACGGTGTCCTGGTGTCGGAAGAGACCGTGCAGGATTTCCAGCTCCAGCAAGGCGATACGATCAACCTGCGGCTCGTCGATGCCAGGGATCACCAGTATCATCCCGTGGCCTTCAAGTTCATTGGCGTCGCCCGCGAATTTCCGACCGCGCCAAAGGATTCGTTCCTTGTCGCCAATTCGGCCTATGTCGCCCGCATGACCGGCTCCGATGCATCCGAATACGTGCTTATGCGGGCCAAGGCGGATCCCGCCGAGCTGGCGCGACAGGCTTCTTCGGTGCTCGATTTCGATCGGACGCTGAAGGTGGCCGACATCGGCCAAGCGGCACATCTCATCGGCTCGAGCCTGACCGCGGTCGACCTTGGCGGTTTGACGGCAATCGAACTGGGCTTTGCGGTCGTCATGGCCGCGGCCGCCGCCGGGCTGATGCTGGCACTGGGGTTCTTCGAGCGTCGCCGGCCTTTCGCCATCCTTGCCGCGATCGGCGCCAAACCCCGCCAGCTCGCGGCCTTCCTTTGGGGCGAAGGTCTGCTGATCCTTGTCGGCGGCATGGCGTTCGGCCTCCTTTCGGGGCTGCTGACGGCGTGGATGTTGGTCAAGCTGCTGACCGGCGTATTCGATCCGCCACCCGAGGCCTTGTCGATCCCCTGGCTCTATCTGGCAGCCGTGCTCGGCCTCGTCGCCGCTTCGGTGGCTGCCGCCGTTTTGTCCGCCAGGCCTTCGGCGGCACAGGCAACGGAACTGCTGCGCGACCTGTGA
- a CDS encoding ABC transporter ATP-binding protein, translated as MGETLVVAKGLGRDFRDGNAGRIEVLRNVGCEIVSGARIALVGPSGSGKTTLLHILGGLDRPTAGVVEWPGLGTFEALRPRQIGFVFQSPSLFPALTAVQNVGLPLLLAGENAGAEEIGASLLQSFGLGELGDKLPEELSGGQAQRIAMARALVMGPKLVLADEPTGQLDSRTALRFFDAVLDRLEGTDVALVVATHDEAMAKRMATRWTMDHGRLTTGLRPGTAAA; from the coding sequence GTGGGTGAAACGCTTGTCGTCGCAAAAGGCCTCGGGCGGGACTTCCGGGATGGCAACGCCGGTCGGATCGAGGTGCTGCGCAATGTCGGCTGCGAGATCGTGTCGGGCGCGCGCATCGCGCTCGTCGGACCTTCCGGCAGCGGCAAGACGACGCTGCTGCATATTCTTGGCGGCCTCGACAGGCCGACCGCCGGCGTTGTCGAATGGCCCGGCCTCGGCACATTCGAGGCCTTGAGGCCGCGCCAGATTGGCTTCGTGTTCCAGTCGCCCAGCCTGTTTCCCGCCCTAACCGCCGTCCAGAATGTCGGCTTGCCCTTGCTGCTGGCCGGCGAGAATGCCGGCGCCGAGGAGATCGGGGCATCGCTTCTGCAATCGTTCGGCCTCGGCGAACTCGGCGACAAACTGCCGGAGGAACTGTCCGGCGGCCAGGCTCAGCGTATTGCCATGGCGCGCGCCCTGGTCATGGGTCCGAAGCTTGTGCTGGCCGACGAACCAACCGGGCAGCTGGACAGCCGAACGGCGCTGCGTTTCTTCGACGCCGTGCTCGACCGCCTGGAAGGAACCGACGTCGCCCTGGTCGTCGCCACGCATGACGAAGCCATGGCCAAGCGCATGGCGACGCGCTGGACGATGGACCATGGCCGGCTCACCACCGGCCTTCGGCCGGGGACCGCGGCGGCATGA